One Megalopta genalis isolate 19385.01 chromosome 5, iyMegGena1_principal, whole genome shotgun sequence DNA window includes the following coding sequences:
- the LOC117226875 gene encoding gamma-aminobutyric acid receptor subunit alpha-1, with amino-acid sequence MFTLVFLVLLAIKHRNYALDVSSPSPKGSSKSAASRGTMNDIVSKNITMVLENLLMNYENNQLPTHGKGIPTVVKTNILIRSMGPVSELDMDYSMDCYFRQSWRDSRLSFLGPIKSLSLSIKMLERIWRPDTYIYNGKHSYVHTITVPNKLLRISQDGDILYSMRLTIKAKCPMELRNFPMDRQSCPLILGSYAYTSGQLVYEWQEGSSVNFVPGMALSQFDLMGSPYRNLTYFRREGEFSVLQVSFNLQRNTGYFLIQVYVPCVLIVVLSWVSFWIHREATSDRVGLGITTVLTLSTISLDSRTDLPKVRYATALDWFLLMSFGYCIATLLEFAGVHYFTKVGSGEIPIDEDDLEDDIEVNYDGFCSIGPCSPQTVNPPTIIDVPRRGSSLICDVYDMNESMAYDRGSMTVAVASRPSTMERQTQTEVWIPKWRQFLYCLAGDEAFRRRRQREAAGNCKKKGEKIARHINSVSYIDRVARVVFPTSFGLLNVCYWVIYVTYQEEFKWQDPPIGSISHK; translated from the exons ATGTTCAC ATTAGTGTTTCTAGTGCTACTGGCAATTAAGCACAGGAATTATGCCCTCGACGTTTCCTCCCCCTCGCCGAAAGGTTCCTCGAAGTCTGCGGCGAGTAGGGGGACAATGAACGACATTGTCTCGAAAAATATTACCATGGTGCTCGAGAACCTCTTGATGAATTACGAAAACAATCAGCTGCCCACTCACGGCAAGG GAATACCCACGGTGGTGAAAACGAATATTTTGATAAGAAGCATGGGGCCCGTGTCCGAACTCGACATG GACTATTCGATGGACTGTTACTTTCGACAATCGTGGCGAGATTCTCGTCTGAGCTTCCTAGGTCCGATCAAGTCCTTGAGCCTCAGTATCAAAATGCTGGAACGTATATGGCGGCCGGATACATATATCTACAATGGGAAACATAGTTACGTGCACACCATTACGGTGCCCAATAAGTTATTGAGAATCTCACAGGACGGCGACATTTTATACTCCATGAG GCTTACTATAAAAGCAAAGTGCCCGATGGAGCTCAGAAATTTCCCCATGGACCGGCAATCGTGTCCATTAATTCTTGGAAGCT ATGCGTACACATCGGGTCAATTGGTGTACGAATGGCAAGAAGGATCTTCTGTAAACTTTGTACCTGGAATGGCTCTGTCGCAATTCGATTTAATGGGTTCGCCGTACCGAAATCTAACTTATTTTCGACGAGAGGGTGAGTTCTCGGTTCTCCAGGTCTCTTTCAACTTACAACGGAACACAGGGTATTTTCTTATTCAG GTTTACGTGCCCTGCGTCCTGATAGTGGTGCTCAGCTGGGTGTCGTTCTGGATCCATCGCGAAGCGACCAGCGATCGAGTCGGACTAG GTATTACCACTGTGCTGACATTGTCGACCATCAGCCTCGACTCTAGGACCGATTTACCGAAAGTCAGATACGCCACTGCCCTCGACTGGTTTCTGTTGATGAGTTTCGGCTACTGCATTGCCACCCTTTTGGAATTCGCCGGTGTACATTATTTCACGAAA GTTGGCAGTGGAGAAATTCCAATAGACGAGGATGATCTCGAGGACGACATCGAAGTTAATTACGATGGATTCTGCAGTATCGGGCCCTGCAGCCCCCAGACGGTCAATCCACCGACCATAATCGACGTACCTCGTCGTGGTAGCTCCCTAATTTGCGACGTCTACGACATGAAT GAGTCAATGGCCTACGACAGAGGGTCGATGACGGTGGCCGTCGCGTCTAGACCGTCAACGATGGAACGTCAGACGCAAACGGAAGTGTGGATACCAAAATGGCGACAGTTTCTATACTGTCTCGCTGGCGACGAGGCCTTCAG GAGACGCAGACAAAGGGAAGCCGCGGGGAACTGCAAGAAAAAGGGGGAGAAGATAGCGAGACACATAAATAGCGTTTCCTACATCGACAGAGTAGCAAGGGTAGTGTTCCCGACATCCTTCGGGCTGTTGAACGTTTGCTATTGGGTGATCTATGTCACGTACCAAGAAGAATTCAAGTGGCAAGATCCGCCGATTGGATCGATCTCCCATAAATAA